One Tiliqua scincoides isolate rTilSci1 chromosome 9, rTilSci1.hap2, whole genome shotgun sequence DNA segment encodes these proteins:
- the LOC136660405 gene encoding arylacetamide deacetylase-like 3, which yields MGLLPAFLLLILAALIAFVILLVVGSIYFDATNSQIPPGVEKPAKLRILHVMLCGFCVLGKILENLRICSQIQFFRYLQNRLTQAKDSALFKKDVKFKGVPVRIYQPKAPSAGRRKGIIFFHGGGWVMDSIHTYDKMCCYFARESGSVVVSVDYHLAPEHKYPVALDDCLAATTHFLEAAEDHGVDPAQVMVAGDSAGGNLATAVCQALAGRPGLPNVRAQILTYPLLQGIDFNLPSYQQNRAVPLAFREQAAFNVLQYLKGDSSFLREVFEGPHVPVTQKLQYQKWLSADHIPKEFKARGYNPPVNVSCKDDVYEAIKALSSPGFSPLLAEDTVISQLPETCIVTCEYDVLRDDGLLYKKRLEDHRIPVTWYHIANGFHGILGFFDSGWFSFPSGKKGMDDIVKFIKSL from the exons ATGGGATTGCTGCCTGCATTCCTGCTTTTAATACTAGCTGCTTTAATTGCATTTGTGATTTTGCTGGTTGTGGGAAGCATTTATTTTGATGCCACCAACTCACAGATTCCTCCTGGGGTGGAAAAGCCAGCAAAGCTCCGAATCCTTCATGTCATGCTCTGTGGTTTTTGTGTCTTG ggaaagattttggAGAATCTACGTATCTGCAGCCAAATTCAGTTTTTCCGGTATCTGCAAAACAGACTAACACAAGCAAAAGACTCTGCGCTCTTCAAAAAGGATGTGAAGTTTAAAGGTGTGCCTGTCCGAATTTACCAGCCAAAAGCTCCCTCTGCTGGCCGAAGGAAAGGCATCATCTTCTTCCATGGTGGTGGCTGGGTGATGGATAGCATCC ATACCTATGACAAGATGTGCTGCTATTTCGCCAGAGAAAGCGGATCAGTGGTGGTCTCTGTGGA TTATCATCTGGCTCCGGAGCACAAGTATCCAGTGGCCCTCGATGACTGTCTCGCTGCCACCACCCATTTTCTGGAAGCCGCAGAAGACCACGGGGTGGATCCTGCCCAGGTCATGGTTGCTGGCGATAGTGCCGGAGGCAACCTTGCCACTGCAGTTTGCCAAGCCttagcaggtagacctggccttccgAACGTGCGGGCCCAGATCCTCACCTATCCGTTGCTCCAGGGAATAGACTTCAACTTGCCTTCGTATCAGCAAAATCGGGCTGTGCCCCTTGCGTTCCGGGAACAGGCTGCTTTTAATGTTTTGCAGTACCTGAAAGGAGACTCATCCTTCCTGAGAGAGGTCTTCGAAGGTCCTCATGTTCCTGTGACTCAAAAATTACAATACCAGAAATGGCTGAGTGCAGACCACATTCCCAAAGAATTTAAGGCCAGAGGCTACAACCCCCCTGTGAACGTGTCCTGCAAGGATGACGTCTACGAGGCAATTAAGGCTTTGAGCTCGCCAGGTTTTTCACCCCTTCTTGCTGAGGACACTGTGATTTCCCAGCTTCCAGAGACTTGCATTGTGACCTGCGAATACGATGTCCTGAGGGACGATGGCTTGCTCTACAAGAAAAGATTGGAGGACCACCGGATCCCAGTGACTTGGTACCACATTGCTAATGGCTTCCACGGGATTCTGGGCTTCTTTGATTCAGGCTGGTTCAGTTTTCCATCTGGGAAGAAGGGGATGGATGACATTGTCAAGTTTATAAAAAGCTTATAA